A window of the Brassica napus cultivar Da-Ae chromosome A2, Da-Ae, whole genome shotgun sequence genome harbors these coding sequences:
- the LOC106378963 gene encoding indole-3-pyruvate monooxygenase YUCCA6-like — MDFCWKREMEGKLAHDYLSSTKRHQHGMMTSPHRVCVVTGPVIVGAGPSGLATAACLKERNITSVILERSNCIASLWQLKTYDRLHLHLPKQFCELPLVPFPDHFPTYPTKQQFIEYLEDYARRFDIRPEFGQTVESAEFDANLGMWRVVSVGEEGTTEYVCRWLVAATGENAEPVVPRFEGMEKFKATGVVKHTSQYKTGGDFVGKKVLVVGCGNSGMEVCLDLCNFGAQPSLVVRDAVHVLPREMLGTSTFGLSMLLLKWLPIQLVDSFLLVVSRFILGDTTLLGLNRPLIGPLKLKNLTGKTPVLDVGTLAKIKTGDIKVCSGIRRLKHHEVEFDNGRTERFDAIILATGYKSNVPSWLKENKMFSKKDGFPMQEFPEGWRGECGLYAVGFTKRGIFGASMDAKRIAQDIYESSRKSGQPHRHIQVFMARKSDQACSRVLDG, encoded by the exons ATGGATTTTTGTTGGAAGAGAGAGATGGAAGGTAAACTAGCACATGACTACTTGTCGTCCACAAAGCGCCACCAACACGGCATGATGACGTCACCGCACCGTGTCTGCGTCGTCACCGGGCCGGTGATCGTAGGGGCCGGACCGTCGGGGCTAGCGACGGCGGCTTGTCTAAAGGAGAGAAACATAACTTCAGTAATACTAGAGAGATCAAATTGCATAGCTTCACTATGGCAGCTCAAGACTTACGACCGCCTCCATCTCCACCTTCCTAAGCAGTTCTGTGAGCTTCCTCTCGTACCCTTTCCCGACCACTTCCCAACTTATCCGACCAAACAGCAGTTCATCGAGTATCTCGAGGACTACGCCCGGAGGTTCGATATACGACCGGAGTTTGGTCAGACGGTTGAGTCCGCAGAGTTTGATGCGAACCTAGGGATGTGGCGCGTGGTGAGCGTTGGTGAAGAGGGCACGACGGAGTATGTTTGCCGGTGGTTGGTGGCTGCTACGGGGGAGAATGCGGAGCCGGTGGTCCCTAGGTTTGAGGGGATGGAGAAGTTTAAGGCCACGGGGGTGGTTAAGCACACGAGTCAATATAAGACCGGTGGAGATTTTGTCGGAAAAAAGGTTTTGGTCGTGGGATGTGGAAACTCCGGCATGGAGGTTTGTTTGGATCTCTGCAACTTCGGTGCTCAGCCTTCTCTCGTTGTCAGAGACGCG GTGCACGTCCTGCCACGAGAGATGTTGGGTACTTCAACTTTTGGGCTGTCCATGTTGTTACTCAAATGGTTGCCCATCCAACTCGTTGACAGTTTCCTCTTGGTTGTTTCCCGGTTCATCCTCGGGGATACCACCCTGTTAGGACTTAACCGACCCCTGATAGGCCCACTAAAGCTCAAAAATCTCACCGGCAAAACTCCAGTTCTCGACGTTGGAACGCTTGCCAAGATCAAAACGGGAGATATCAAG GTGTGTTCCGGGATAAGAAGGTTAAAACATCATGAAGTTGAGTTCGATAACGGTAGAACGGAGAGATTTGACGCCATAATATTGGCAACTGGCTACAAAAGCAACGTACCCTCTTGGCTAAAG GAGAATAAAATGTTTAGTAAGAAAGATGGATTTCCAATGCAAGAGTTTCCAGAGGGATGGAGAGGGGAATGTGGGCTATATGCGGTCGGTTTCACAAAACGTGGGATCTTTGGAGCATCAATGGATGCAAAGAGAATAGCTCAAGACATATACGAGTCTTCAAGAAAATCTGGTCAACCCCATAGACATATACAAGTATTCATGGCAAGAAAATCTGATCAAGCATGTAGTAGAGTACTAGACGGTTGA